The following coding sequences lie in one Alloacidobacterium dinghuense genomic window:
- the pyk gene encoding pyruvate kinase — protein sequence MNFTAAGIGNNRRAKIVGTLGPASSNETTFRELVRAGLDVARLNFSHGTQPEKLKLIEMVRRVAEEEGKPICILGDLQGPKIRTGRLKNRIPVQLKTGQKLTITPRDIPGTATTISTTFPTLAENLEPGARILLSDGLIELRVLDIPGEDVECEVINGGTLGEHKGINLPGLAVRVPSLTEKDENDLEFAIKNGVDAIAVSFIRTADDVSVVKQRIAALGADTWVVAKLEKPQAIDNLESILDVTDGVMVARGDLGVEMPPEKVPAIQKHVIRRAAAHRKPVITATQMLESMIENPRPTRAEASDVANAVYDGTDAVMLSAESAAGKYPIEAVKMMAKIVLETESHKPEVPVHNTQPSHIRLSIAETICESMAHAAEDLDLAAIAVFTETGTTARQLSKYHPTPPIYALSSVEPVIHRMNLLWGVHPVRCEKAHTAEQMVDMAEQLLEEGGYVRPQDILGIVAGTRTKSGSTNFLRLHVLGDRLTAPAAKKLGNSQTKKAAAKGKTKKR from the coding sequence ATGAACTTTACGGCTGCCGGCATCGGCAATAACCGCCGCGCCAAGATTGTGGGCACACTGGGGCCTGCGTCTAGCAATGAAACGACTTTTCGCGAACTGGTACGTGCCGGTCTCGATGTGGCAAGACTGAACTTTTCCCATGGAACCCAGCCGGAGAAACTGAAGCTGATTGAAATGGTTCGCCGCGTGGCCGAGGAGGAAGGCAAGCCGATCTGTATTCTGGGCGACCTGCAAGGACCGAAAATCCGCACGGGCCGCCTGAAGAATCGTATTCCTGTCCAGCTTAAAACAGGGCAGAAACTCACCATTACACCTCGCGACATTCCTGGAACCGCCACCACGATCAGCACTACATTTCCAACCCTGGCAGAAAATCTGGAGCCGGGAGCACGCATTCTGCTTTCCGACGGTCTGATCGAACTGCGTGTGCTCGATATTCCCGGCGAGGACGTGGAGTGCGAGGTCATCAACGGCGGAACGCTTGGCGAGCATAAGGGAATCAATCTTCCGGGGCTCGCGGTGCGTGTGCCTTCGCTTACAGAAAAGGACGAGAACGATCTTGAATTCGCAATCAAGAATGGCGTGGATGCGATTGCCGTCTCGTTCATTCGCACAGCGGATGATGTGAGTGTGGTGAAGCAGCGGATTGCGGCTCTGGGAGCGGACACCTGGGTGGTGGCCAAGCTCGAAAAACCACAGGCTATTGATAATCTCGAAAGCATTCTGGACGTGACCGATGGCGTGATGGTGGCGCGCGGCGACCTGGGCGTAGAAATGCCGCCAGAGAAGGTTCCTGCGATCCAGAAGCATGTGATTCGGCGCGCCGCGGCGCACCGCAAGCCGGTGATTACCGCGACGCAGATGCTTGAGTCGATGATCGAGAATCCGCGCCCTACGCGCGCGGAAGCGAGCGACGTGGCCAACGCTGTCTACGACGGCACCGATGCAGTGATGCTTTCGGCAGAGAGCGCGGCGGGCAAGTATCCGATTGAGGCGGTCAAGATGATGGCCAAGATCGTCCTTGAGACGGAATCGCACAAACCCGAGGTTCCGGTACATAACACCCAGCCGAGCCATATACGCCTTTCGATCGCGGAAACGATTTGCGAATCGATGGCGCACGCTGCCGAAGACCTTGATCTTGCCGCTATCGCCGTCTTTACGGAGACGGGGACGACGGCGCGGCAACTGTCGAAGTATCACCCCACTCCGCCGATCTACGCTTTGTCGAGCGTCGAGCCGGTGATCCATCGCATGAACCTGCTGTGGGGTGTGCATCCTGTCCGATGCGAGAAGGCACATACAGCCGAGCAGATGGTCGATATGGCGGAGCAGTTGCTCGAAGAAGGTGGGTATGTTCGACCGCAGGATATTCTCGGCATTGTAGCGGGAACCCGCACAAAGAGTGGCTCGACGAACTTTCTGCGTCTCCATGTTCTCGGCGACCGCCTGACGGCGCCTGCGGCGAAGAAGCTGGGCAATTCGCAGACGAAGAAAGCTGCTGCGAAAGGCAAGACTAAGAAGCGCTGA
- the hisC gene encoding histidinol-phosphate transaminase: protein MADYPSPRAAVLRTKEYHPPLGARDGVRLDFNENTFACSPKVLEVLGGISRGDLTKYPEREPVERLVASHLGLHAGQVLLTNGVDEAIHVLCQTFLEAGDEFLLPVPTYSMYEVYGSSTDAKLVCVQAGEDFAFPLEGLLQKITPATKLIAIANPNSPTGRAVPREAILKVIESAPHAMVLVDEAYFHFYGHTVLDLIDHIPNLVVTRTFSKAYGLAGLRLGMLAAHESQMHWMRRVISPYSVNGLALACLPAAIEDATYLEWYVEEVLQGRDLLIKAFQQRSLRYWPSEANFLLVKIGAKHKQFVSAMRQRDVLVRDRSNDPGCDGCVRITVGTLEHINRGIRALDESLAEIRWSPNED from the coding sequence ATGGCTGACTATCCCAGTCCGCGCGCGGCGGTTCTCCGTACCAAGGAATATCATCCCCCGCTGGGCGCGCGCGATGGCGTGCGGCTCGATTTCAATGAGAATACCTTTGCCTGTTCGCCGAAGGTGCTTGAGGTGCTGGGAGGAATCTCGCGTGGCGACCTCACGAAATATCCAGAGCGCGAGCCGGTTGAGCGTCTCGTAGCATCGCACCTCGGTCTTCATGCCGGGCAGGTGCTGCTGACAAATGGTGTAGACGAAGCGATTCACGTGCTTTGCCAGACCTTCCTGGAAGCCGGCGACGAGTTCTTGCTTCCTGTGCCGACGTATTCGATGTATGAGGTGTATGGCTCGTCGACGGACGCGAAACTAGTTTGCGTACAAGCCGGGGAAGATTTCGCGTTTCCATTGGAAGGTCTACTGCAGAAGATCACGCCGGCAACAAAGCTGATCGCGATTGCCAACCCAAATAGCCCAACTGGCCGTGCTGTGCCGCGCGAAGCGATTCTGAAGGTGATCGAAAGCGCGCCTCATGCGATGGTTCTGGTGGACGAGGCCTATTTTCATTTCTACGGCCACACAGTACTTGACCTGATCGATCACATACCGAATCTGGTGGTGACGCGCACTTTCTCGAAAGCGTATGGACTCGCTGGTCTTCGGCTTGGCATGCTGGCGGCGCATGAGTCGCAAATGCACTGGATGCGGCGCGTGATTTCCCCCTACAGCGTGAATGGCCTTGCTCTCGCCTGCCTTCCCGCCGCGATCGAAGATGCAACGTATTTGGAATGGTATGTGGAGGAAGTACTCCAAGGGCGCGATCTGCTCATCAAGGCATTCCAACAGCGGAGTCTGCGCTACTGGCCGTCAGAGGCAAATTTCCTTCTGGTAAAGATTGGAGCGAAACACAAGCAATTCGTCAGCGCAATGCGCCAACGTGACGTGTTGGTACGTGACCGCTCGAATGACCCCGGTTGCGATGGCTGCGTGCGCATTACGGTTGGAACGCTCGAACATATCAACAGAGGGATCAGGGCGCTCGATGAATCGCTGGCAGAAATTAGATGGAGTCCTAATGAAGACTAA
- the hisH gene encoding imidazole glycerol phosphate synthase subunit HisH — MIAVIDYKAGNLTSVMKALHAVGADAIATSDSAVVVRADKIVLPGVGHFSATAFLEEHGLKEATEERMRNGIPFLGICVGLQWLFEGSTESPGTEGLKAFAGCCERFGEGVKVPHVGWNSIAVRESRLLRGVSSGEFVYFTHSYRAPVVNGTVAVTEYDLPFTAAVERDNVMGVQFHPEKSGTVGLRILENFVRLP, encoded by the coding sequence GTGATTGCCGTTATCGATTACAAAGCGGGCAATCTCACCTCAGTGATGAAGGCGCTGCACGCAGTGGGGGCGGATGCGATCGCAACTTCCGACTCTGCTGTTGTCGTGCGTGCCGATAAAATCGTGCTTCCCGGAGTGGGGCATTTCTCTGCGACTGCTTTTCTGGAAGAGCATGGCCTGAAAGAAGCAACGGAAGAACGCATGCGAAACGGGATTCCGTTCCTCGGCATCTGCGTTGGGCTACAGTGGCTATTTGAAGGTAGCACCGAATCACCCGGCACCGAGGGGCTGAAGGCATTCGCCGGATGCTGCGAACGTTTCGGCGAAGGAGTCAAGGTGCCGCACGTGGGGTGGAATTCGATTGCAGTGAGAGAGTCGCGATTGCTGCGAGGGGTGTCAAGCGGAGAGTTTGTCTACTTTACGCACTCTTACCGTGCGCCTGTCGTAAACGGAACCGTGGCAGTTACAGAATACGATCTACCCTTTACTGCCGCCGTAGAGCGCGACAACGTGATGGGCGTGCAATTCCATCCTGAAAAATCCGGAACGGTGGGCCTGCGCATTCTAGAGAATTTCGTGAGGCTGCCATGA
- the solA gene encoding N-methyl-L-tryptophan oxidase, translating into MAETYDVIVIGLGGMGSAAAYHLARRGKRVLGLERFTPAHDRGSSHGSSRIIRQAYHENPGYVPLVLRSYELWEQLERDTQAQLLTIAGGLYLGTEDSDVVQGSLRSAREHNLAHELLDQKEIRRRFPVLHPRAEDCAVYETQAGFLRPEAAVAAHLGLATRGLAMQGGAALHFEEPVSNWQITNGGAVRVTTAKGTYEAGHLVIAPGAWAESLLKLSLPLHVRRHVMAWFDPPEGIADFSPDCFPIYIWRTGADTVFYGFPATDCEHCGVKAAMHSGGDICTAETIERKYQARDIAEIREQLAAYIPALNGRLLHAATCMYTMTPDEHFIVSRHPDYAQVSVACGFSGHGFKFAPVIGEVLADLAIEGRTKWPIDFLSAERFAG; encoded by the coding sequence ATGGCAGAGACATACGACGTCATCGTCATCGGGCTAGGTGGAATGGGCAGCGCTGCGGCGTATCATCTCGCCCGCCGTGGGAAGCGTGTGCTGGGTTTGGAGCGCTTCACGCCCGCACATGATCGCGGCTCGTCACACGGCAGCTCGCGCATCATCCGGCAGGCCTACCACGAGAATCCCGGCTACGTGCCGCTGGTGTTGCGCTCCTACGAACTGTGGGAACAGCTGGAGCGCGATACGCAGGCGCAACTGCTCACGATAGCCGGAGGATTGTATCTCGGCACCGAAGACAGCGACGTGGTGCAAGGCAGCCTGCGCAGCGCACGCGAGCACAATCTCGCCCATGAGCTGCTTGACCAAAAAGAAATCCGGCGGAGATTTCCCGTCCTCCATCCACGCGCTGAGGATTGCGCAGTGTACGAAACGCAGGCTGGATTTCTGCGCCCTGAAGCGGCGGTAGCAGCGCACCTGGGATTAGCAACACGGGGACTGGCAATGCAAGGTGGAGCAGCGCTGCACTTCGAAGAGCCCGTTTCCAACTGGCAGATCACAAACGGCGGCGCAGTTCGCGTGACGACCGCGAAGGGCACTTACGAAGCCGGGCATCTGGTGATCGCGCCGGGCGCATGGGCAGAGAGCCTGCTGAAGCTGTCTCTGCCCTTGCATGTGCGCCGGCATGTGATGGCGTGGTTCGATCCGCCGGAAGGCATCGCCGACTTCTCGCCCGACTGCTTTCCGATCTACATCTGGCGGACCGGCGCCGATACAGTCTTCTACGGATTTCCGGCGACCGATTGCGAGCACTGCGGGGTGAAGGCCGCCATGCATTCCGGAGGAGATATCTGCACGGCGGAAACGATCGAGCGGAAGTATCAGGCGCGCGATATCGCCGAGATCCGTGAGCAGCTCGCCGCGTACATTCCAGCGCTGAACGGCAGGCTGCTGCATGCAGCGACCTGCATGTACACCATGACTCCGGATGAGCACTTCATCGTCTCCCGGCACCCTGACTACGCGCAGGTGAGCGTGGCATGCGGCTTCTCCGGTCACGGCTTCAAGTTCGCGCCGGTGATCGGCGAGGTGTTGGCGGATCTGGCCATCGAAGGCCGGACGAAATGGCCGATTGATTTCCTTTCCGCTGAGAGATTTGCAGGATAA
- a CDS encoding helix-turn-helix transcriptional regulator produces the protein MRDIESALRSELRDPEYSEGYAESFLNTYIASQIKVIREQREMTQSDLGEAIGTTQAGVSRYENANYSSWNIRTLIKIARAFHLRLKVSFEPFGTLPNEVVRFGRQSLERVPREEDLGLREDDLTWTRPLRPSGQENFAGADLYLRQAIDQTAERELAKQLAQTPAMQPAVPQVAINLQANQVPQILATEDSIWR, from the coding sequence ATGAGAGATATTGAATCGGCCTTAAGAAGTGAGTTGCGCGATCCGGAATATTCTGAAGGATACGCTGAATCCTTTTTAAATACTTACATAGCTTCACAGATCAAGGTCATTCGCGAACAGCGCGAGATGACCCAGTCAGACCTGGGAGAAGCCATCGGGACGACTCAAGCTGGCGTATCTCGCTATGAAAATGCTAACTACTCGTCTTGGAACATTAGAACTCTCATCAAGATTGCTAGGGCGTTTCATTTAAGGCTCAAGGTGTCTTTCGAACCGTTTGGGACATTGCCCAATGAAGTTGTGCGTTTCGGTCGTCAATCACTAGAAAGGGTACCTAGAGAGGAGGATCTGGGTCTCAGGGAAGATGACCTGACTTGGACCCGACCCTTGCGTCCCTCTGGTCAAGAAAATTTTGCCGGTGCTGATCTCTATCTAAGACAGGCAATCGATCAAACTGCCGAAAGAGAGCTGGCTAAGCAACTCGCTCAGACTCCAGCAATGCAGCCCGCAGTCCCTCAAGTTGCGATTAATCTGCAAGCAAACCAAGTGCCCCAAATTTTAGCAACGGAGGACAGCATATGGAGATAA
- the hisI gene encoding phosphoribosyl-AMP cyclohydrolase, whose translation MTDIAIDFAKMDGLVPAIVQDAATGQVLMVGFQNDASYRKTLETGFVTFWSRTRQKLWMKGETSGNRLRVIEASTDCDQDTVLYRVQVEGDGLVCHEGTVSCFTRPIAVNATAEVR comes from the coding sequence ATGACGGACATAGCAATTGATTTTGCCAAGATGGATGGCCTGGTTCCGGCCATTGTGCAGGATGCCGCAACCGGTCAGGTGCTGATGGTTGGCTTCCAGAATGACGCGAGCTACAGGAAGACTCTGGAAACCGGCTTCGTAACCTTCTGGAGCCGCACGCGCCAGAAGCTGTGGATGAAGGGCGAGACGAGCGGCAATCGGCTGCGCGTGATTGAGGCCTCGACGGACTGCGACCAGGACACGGTTCTCTACCGGGTGCAGGTAGAAGGCGATGGCCTCGTCTGCCACGAAGGCACGGTGAGCTGCTTTACGCGGCCGATTGCGGTTAATGCCACGGCGGAGGTGCGCTGA
- the hisD gene encoding histidinol dehydrogenase → MKVLHTSGRNARRARAAIARLESRRTAVDERATPVARRIIDSVRKGGDAALRRYAVRLDGISQQLPLRISEDELKQAWRDASPAFRTAIQAAAKNIRRFAQRQMPKAWRFEQVPGLTVGQEVRPLESVGCYVPSGRYPLPSTMLMTVIPAQVAGVRRIVVVSPKPAAETLAVAGFLGIAEFYRIGGAQAVAALANGTESIPRVDKIVGPGNAYVTAAKKLVSFDCAIDMLAGPTEIVVTSENGDPTGIAADLVAQAEHDPDAVAVFITAKAALAERVRSEVDRLATKNPIAKKAIQSNGAIFVTDSVTESRALTNRLAPEHLTVDAESDLEWIRNAGSVFVGRYSAQPLGDYISGPNHTLPTSGWARTRGGLSVSDFLKVITVQTFQREGIQQLGPPAIVLAEAEGLLGHAEAIRVRGVDG, encoded by the coding sequence ATGAAGGTGCTCCACACGTCCGGACGCAATGCCAGGCGGGCTCGGGCTGCAATCGCGCGATTGGAGAGCCGTCGCACTGCCGTGGACGAGCGCGCCACACCGGTTGCGCGACGGATCATCGATTCGGTGCGGAAAGGTGGCGATGCGGCTCTCCGTCGTTATGCTGTACGGCTCGACGGGATTTCTCAACAATTACCGTTACGAATTTCGGAAGATGAACTGAAACAGGCGTGGCGTGATGCTTCGCCTGCTTTCCGCACAGCGATTCAGGCTGCAGCGAAGAATATTCGCCGCTTCGCGCAGCGCCAGATGCCGAAGGCCTGGCGCTTTGAGCAGGTGCCAGGGTTGACTGTCGGACAGGAAGTTCGACCTCTTGAATCGGTTGGCTGCTATGTCCCGAGCGGCCGTTATCCGCTGCCGTCAACCATGCTGATGACTGTAATTCCAGCGCAGGTAGCGGGAGTGCGGCGCATCGTTGTGGTATCGCCCAAGCCAGCGGCTGAAACTCTTGCGGTTGCTGGCTTCCTCGGTATTGCAGAGTTTTACCGCATCGGCGGAGCGCAAGCTGTGGCTGCACTGGCCAACGGGACGGAGAGCATTCCGCGTGTCGATAAGATTGTCGGGCCTGGGAATGCATATGTGACTGCAGCGAAGAAGCTTGTCTCATTTGATTGCGCCATCGATATGCTCGCAGGACCAACGGAAATTGTTGTTACCAGCGAGAACGGCGACCCGACCGGCATTGCTGCAGATCTGGTGGCGCAGGCAGAGCATGATCCGGATGCGGTTGCCGTCTTCATCACGGCAAAAGCTGCATTGGCTGAGAGAGTGCGCTCCGAGGTAGACAGACTCGCAACTAAAAATCCGATCGCAAAAAAAGCCATTCAAAGCAACGGTGCGATATTTGTAACGGATTCGGTTACCGAATCGCGTGCTCTGACGAATCGCCTTGCGCCTGAACATCTTACTGTCGATGCGGAGAGCGACCTGGAATGGATTAGGAATGCAGGATCTGTTTTCGTTGGACGTTATTCCGCCCAGCCATTGGGTGACTACATCTCCGGCCCTAATCACACGCTGCCCACGAGCGGCTGGGCACGGACCCGCGGCGGGTTGAGCGTTTCCGATTTTCTCAAGGTCATCACTGTGCAGACCTTCCAGCGCGAAGGCATTCAACAGCTTGGGCCTCCGGCGATTGTGCTGGCTGAAGCTGAGGGTTTGTTGGGCCATGCCGAGGCGATCCGCGTGCGAGGTGTCGATGGCTGA
- the hisG gene encoding ATP phosphoribosyltransferase, producing MANKLKLGIPKGSLQDATIALFQRAGWNIYANGRSYFPSIDDSEIECTLIRAQEMARYVDHGALDAGLTGIDWVIESGREVKSVTSLVYAKQSRQRVRWVLAVPDDSPYQKAEDLADKIIATELVEVTKRYFADKGVPVKVEFSWGATEVKPPTLADAIVEVTETGSSLKANRLRIIDTVMASETHLIANPASYGDSWKKQKIDNLALMLQGAIAAQGQVGLMLNVQKANLAAVLSVLPALNSPTVSALSDPSWVAVNTILEESVVRDVIPRLKAANATGIVEYPLSKVVL from the coding sequence ATGGCGAACAAGCTGAAGCTCGGGATTCCCAAAGGCAGCCTGCAGGATGCGACGATTGCGCTGTTCCAGCGCGCGGGCTGGAACATCTACGCCAACGGGCGCTCTTACTTTCCCTCCATTGACGACAGCGAGATTGAATGCACGCTGATTCGCGCGCAGGAGATGGCTCGGTACGTCGATCACGGCGCACTCGATGCCGGGTTGACTGGGATCGACTGGGTGATTGAGAGCGGGCGCGAGGTGAAGAGTGTCACCAGTCTCGTATACGCGAAGCAGAGCCGGCAACGTGTTCGCTGGGTGCTCGCCGTGCCTGATGATTCTCCGTATCAGAAGGCCGAGGATCTGGCGGACAAGATCATTGCGACGGAGCTGGTGGAGGTTACGAAGCGCTACTTCGCTGATAAGGGAGTTCCGGTCAAGGTGGAATTCAGCTGGGGTGCGACCGAAGTGAAGCCGCCAACGCTGGCGGACGCGATTGTCGAGGTCACCGAGACGGGAAGTTCGCTGAAAGCAAACCGGCTGCGGATCATCGATACGGTGATGGCGAGCGAGACGCACCTGATTGCGAATCCTGCGAGCTATGGTGATTCGTGGAAGAAGCAGAAGATCGACAACCTTGCGCTCATGCTGCAGGGCGCGATTGCCGCGCAGGGACAGGTAGGGCTAATGCTGAATGTGCAGAAGGCGAACCTGGCTGCGGTTCTTTCCGTGTTGCCCGCGCTGAATTCACCGACGGTTTCGGCCCTGAGCGATCCCTCATGGGTTGCAGTGAATACCATTCTTGAAGAGAGCGTGGTGCGCGATGTGATTCCCAGGTTGAAGGCGGCGAATGCGACTGGCATCGTTGAATACCCCCTCAGCAAGGTGGTGCTCTAG
- a CDS encoding YihY/virulence factor BrkB family protein, translating into MLLWLWTHLRRAAWNAFLHNAFTTAKAAAYSGILSIFPAILTGTTLLALSPETETLGDIRSAFYDILPPDTMGLVQNYFQMNHARSVRLVWSATAIAILASSGFMLSIMEGFRRAYRLPRGTWNFWRERVVAFGLIPITLVPMFFATLLIVFGHQIERWMIDNADHALRLYVIFFWRLVRWIIAMLTSVAVLAVIYHFGTPKTQDWRRVVPGALLATGTWFLITIGYGLYVTRFADYSVVYGSLGAAVATLVWLYMVSISILVGAEFNAQIFPLQVSHPAAHAEEEEDVLEHGKRQTA; encoded by the coding sequence ATGTTGCTGTGGCTGTGGACACATCTGAGGCGCGCCGCGTGGAATGCATTTCTCCACAACGCCTTTACCACTGCTAAAGCAGCTGCGTATTCGGGTATTTTGAGCATCTTTCCCGCGATTCTGACGGGCACTACGCTTCTGGCGCTGAGTCCGGAGACGGAAACGCTGGGTGATATTCGCTCCGCCTTCTACGACATTCTTCCGCCGGACACGATGGGCCTGGTGCAGAACTATTTCCAGATGAACCATGCGCGGTCGGTTCGCCTGGTGTGGTCGGCAACGGCGATTGCGATTCTCGCCTCGTCGGGTTTCATGCTGTCGATTATGGAAGGGTTTCGCCGCGCCTATCGGCTGCCGCGCGGCACATGGAACTTCTGGCGCGAACGCGTGGTGGCCTTCGGTCTGATTCCGATCACGCTGGTGCCGATGTTCTTTGCGACGCTGCTGATCGTTTTCGGACACCAGATTGAGCGCTGGATGATTGACAACGCCGACCATGCGCTGCGTCTTTACGTCATCTTTTTCTGGCGGCTCGTGCGATGGATTATTGCCATGCTGACGAGCGTGGCTGTGCTGGCGGTGATCTACCACTTCGGCACGCCGAAGACGCAGGACTGGCGGCGCGTGGTGCCGGGCGCCCTGCTCGCGACAGGAACGTGGTTCCTGATCACGATTGGGTATGGGTTGTACGTTACGCGCTTTGCCGACTATTCGGTGGTGTACGGATCGCTGGGCGCGGCTGTGGCTACGCTGGTGTGGCTCTACATGGTCTCGATCAGCATTCTCGTCGGCGCTGAATTCAACGCGCAGATTTTTCCGCTTCAAGTTTCTCATCCTGCTGCGCATGCGGAGGAGGAAGAAGATGTACTTGAGCACGGGAAAAGACAGACCGCCTAG
- a CDS encoding thioredoxin family protein produces the protein MNKLRHIAVAAFLAATLAASAQTRTIYSDTADAHHDITQALVTAQHEHKRVILDFGGNWCGDCQVLDIYMHQQPNLQLLDSNFVLVHVNIGRYDRNTDIADKYDVPLKRGVPGLAVLDAHGKLLYSQKNGEFEAMRKMDPASVTEFLNQWKPKHKA, from the coding sequence ATGAACAAACTACGTCACATTGCTGTCGCCGCATTCTTAGCTGCCACTCTCGCCGCAAGTGCGCAGACGCGCACCATCTACTCGGACACGGCAGATGCGCACCATGACATTACGCAGGCGCTGGTTACGGCGCAGCATGAGCACAAGCGCGTGATTCTGGACTTTGGCGGGAACTGGTGCGGCGATTGCCAGGTGCTCGATATTTATATGCACCAGCAGCCGAATCTGCAATTGCTGGACAGCAATTTTGTTCTCGTCCACGTGAATATCGGTCGCTACGACCGGAATACGGATATCGCGGACAAATATGACGTTCCGCTGAAGCGCGGGGTTCCGGGTCTTGCGGTTCTGGATGCGCACGGCAAGCTGCTCTACAGCCAGAAAAACGGCGAGTTTGAGGCGATGCGCAAGATGGATCCGGCGTCGGTGACCGAATTTCTGAACCAGTGGAAACCGAAACATAAGGCCTGA
- the hisB gene encoding imidazoleglycerol-phosphate dehydratase HisB, with translation MKTKSTLRRRTAAIERKTAETQIALRLTIEGTGKYKVSTGIRFLDHMLELFTRHGAFDLDLTCKGDLDVDQHHTVEDIGIALGEAFDRALGDKKGIMRAGYFLMTMDETLGIAAIDLSGRVSSVIDTKVKTRLVGDLQSELVDDFFEGFARGARANVHLKTMYGRSNHHKVEALFKAFARALRFACMRDQQLGDMLPSTKGLL, from the coding sequence ATGAAGACTAAGAGCACGCTTCGCAGGCGAACGGCTGCAATCGAACGCAAGACCGCAGAGACGCAGATCGCTCTGCGCCTGACGATCGAGGGGACAGGCAAGTATAAGGTCAGCACCGGCATTCGCTTTCTTGACCATATGCTGGAGCTCTTCACACGCCACGGCGCGTTCGATCTCGACCTCACCTGCAAGGGAGACCTGGACGTAGATCAGCATCACACCGTGGAGGATATCGGGATCGCACTTGGCGAAGCCTTCGACCGCGCCCTCGGCGATAAGAAGGGCATCATGCGCGCAGGGTATTTTTTGATGACGATGGACGAGACGCTTGGCATTGCGGCAATCGATTTGAGCGGGCGTGTTTCCTCAGTGATTGATACAAAGGTCAAGACGCGGCTTGTGGGTGATTTGCAGTCAGAACTCGTCGACGATTTCTTTGAAGGCTTTGCCAGAGGAGCACGCGCGAACGTACATCTGAAGACGATGTATGGACGATCGAACCATCACAAAGTGGAGGCGCTCTTTAAGGCATTCGCGCGCGCACTACGCTTTGCCTGCATGCGCGACCAACAGCTAGGTGACATGCTTCCCAGCACCAAGGGGTTGTTGTGA